Proteins encoded in a region of the Chryseobacterium piperi genome:
- a CDS encoding peptide MFS transporter translates to MDNIEALSPKPDEFVENKGSRHPKGLWVLFGTEMWERFNFYGMRALLTLFMVNSLLMKEADASIIYGGFLALCYLTPLLGGFIADKYLGNRNCIILGGSLMAIGQFLLFLSASTFSESLGGAKTFMWLALFIIIFGNGFFKPNISSMVGSLYPKQEKSKLDSAFTIFYMGINIGAFLGQFICPYLGDVKDSEGVRDIFAFKWGFLAASIAMIIGTVTFFILKNKYVVTPEGRPIGGLPKNSSSADFEEGETQTAKFSGQSIGIATVLFVALFFVFRYILVGEFGFNSVGMGQLIKGLIYPFIYAAGISLAFLIMSSAENKVERQRIWVIYIVSFFIIFFWAAFEQAGSSLTFIADNQTDRSIFGWNMPPSMVQIFNGMFVVALALPFSILWDKLRAKGKEPVSPMKQAIGLALIALSYFIIAYNVKDLGNTGLLAIKWLMLLYLIQTMGELCLSPIGLSLVGKLAPKRFASLLYGVFFISNAAGYALAGSLGAIIPATGDKFVKAEKLGVNLQDVLDKKVTLTPEQMALFEKEQLPIANTTFAGVEIHNLFEFFMVFVVLCGIASVILAILSTRLKKMMHGVG, encoded by the coding sequence ATGGATAATATTGAAGCATTAAGTCCGAAACCGGATGAATTTGTAGAGAATAAAGGTTCCAGACATCCAAAAGGATTATGGGTTCTTTTCGGAACAGAAATGTGGGAACGTTTCAACTTTTATGGAATGAGAGCATTACTTACCTTATTTATGGTAAACTCTCTCTTAATGAAGGAGGCTGATGCATCTATTATTTATGGAGGTTTTCTTGCTTTATGTTATTTAACACCACTTTTAGGAGGTTTTATTGCAGATAAATATCTGGGAAATAGAAACTGTATTATCTTAGGAGGGAGCCTTATGGCCATAGGGCAATTTTTACTTTTCCTGAGTGCATCTACATTTTCTGAAAGTTTAGGGGGAGCAAAAACCTTTATGTGGTTAGCTTTATTCATTATTATTTTCGGAAATGGTTTCTTCAAACCGAATATTTCTTCAATGGTGGGAAGCCTTTATCCTAAACAAGAAAAATCTAAATTAGACTCTGCTTTTACCATTTTCTATATGGGTATTAACATTGGAGCATTTTTGGGTCAATTTATTTGTCCTTACTTAGGAGATGTTAAAGACTCTGAAGGAGTTAGAGATATTTTCGCTTTCAAATGGGGGTTTCTGGCTGCATCCATTGCAATGATCATTGGAACAGTAACTTTTTTCATCCTTAAAAATAAATATGTTGTAACTCCTGAAGGCAGACCAATTGGAGGATTGCCTAAAAATAGTTCAAGTGCAGATTTTGAAGAAGGAGAAACTCAAACTGCAAAATTCTCAGGACAGTCTATAGGAATAGCAACTGTATTATTTGTTGCTCTTTTCTTTGTATTCAGATATATTTTGGTAGGAGAATTTGGATTCAATTCGGTAGGAATGGGACAACTTATCAAAGGGCTTATTTATCCGTTTATTTATGCTGCAGGGATCTCTTTAGCATTTTTGATCATGAGCTCTGCTGAAAACAAAGTGGAAAGACAGAGAATCTGGGTAATTTATATCGTTTCGTTCTTTATTATTTTTTTCTGGGCTGCTTTTGAGCAGGCAGGTTCTTCATTAACATTTATTGCAGATAACCAAACAGACAGGAGTATTTTTGGATGGAACATGCCTCCATCAATGGTACAGATTTTCAATGGAATGTTTGTTGTAGCATTGGCGTTGCCTTTCAGTATCCTTTGGGACAAATTAAGAGCTAAAGGAAAAGAACCGGTTTCTCCAATGAAACAAGCGATAGGTCTAGCTTTAATAGCTTTAAGTTATTTTATTATTGCCTATAACGTAAAGGACTTAGGAAATACAGGCTTATTAGCGATCAAATGGTTAATGCTATTGTATTTAATTCAAACCATGGGAGAGCTTTGTTTATCACCCATCGGATTATCATTGGTAGGTAAGCTTGCCCCAAAAAGATTTGCGTCTTTATTATATGGAGTTTTCTTCATTTCTAACGCTGCGGGTTATGCTTTGGCAGGTTCTTTAGGAGCTATTATACCTGCTACAGGAGACAAGTTTGTAAAAGCAGAAAAACTAGGTGTAAACCTTCAGGATGTTTTAGACAAAAAAGTAACACTTACTCCTGAACAAATGGCATTATTTGAAAAAGAACAACTACCTATTGCCAATACAACTTTTGCTGGCGTAGAAATTCATAATTTATTTGAATTCTTCATGGTATTTGTAGTACTTTGTGGTATTGCATCGGTAATCCTTGCTATACTTTCAACAAGATTAAAGAAAATGATGCATGGCGTAGGCTAG
- a CDS encoding S9 family peptidase codes for MKKFLLTLTVAAAFQNVSAQEITLDKIYSGYYRGKGIAGISSMKNGENYLVIEQGGIAKYSYKNSQKEGNIVDGQYQSYEFSDDESKILLLKESQPIYRHSFLGKFDIKDLKSGKVISLNNGKNIQEPRFSPDASKVAFIAENNLFFQDLNSGKITQITTDGKKNSIINGLADWVYEEEFGHARQFEWTKNSDAIVFVKSDESQVPEIYIPLYGNSLYPTEMRYKYPKAGEKNSLVSAQLYRIDSGKAVALNLGSFKNYYIPNVFQTAKPDEIVLITSERIQNASDVLKVNTKTGAVQKLFTETDEKWIETDSPTLEFLEDDSFLWGSERDGHRHLYWYDKDGKLKKQVTKGDWEVTDYYGYNPKSKEIYVQTTEKGSINKVISKINIENGKSQLISNAEGNNSANFSKNYNYFIETSSTASKPYTFVLKDGNGKTVKELQNNSDQLQKLKADNFIEKEFITIPNAAGDQMNAWIIKPKTFDPKKKYPLFMFQYSGPGSQQVSNSWDNGNTLWFNHLAQKGYIVACVDGRGTGYKGAKFKKVTYMNLGKYEIEDQITAAKWFGNQSYIDKTRIGMFGWSFGGYMTSLAMTKGADVFKLGIAVAPVTNWRYYDSVYTERFLRTPQENADGYDKNSPTEYANLLKGKFLLIHGTADDNVHFQNSMEFSEALIQNKKQFDFMAYPDKNHGIFGGNTRPQLYQKMTNFIVENL; via the coding sequence ATGAAAAAATTCCTATTAACGCTTACTGTCGCTGCAGCTTTTCAAAATGTATCGGCACAAGAAATCACATTAGATAAAATATATTCAGGGTACTACCGTGGGAAAGGCATTGCCGGAATCTCCTCAATGAAAAACGGAGAAAATTATCTGGTTATAGAACAAGGCGGAATCGCAAAATATTCTTACAAAAATTCTCAAAAGGAAGGAAATATTGTAGACGGCCAATATCAAAGCTATGAATTTTCTGATGATGAGTCGAAAATTCTCCTGCTCAAAGAAAGCCAGCCTATTTACAGACATTCTTTTTTAGGAAAATTTGATATAAAAGATTTAAAGTCAGGAAAGGTCATCAGTCTGAATAACGGAAAAAACATTCAGGAGCCAAGATTTTCACCAGATGCTTCGAAAGTAGCATTTATCGCTGAAAATAATTTATTTTTCCAGGATTTGAATTCAGGAAAAATCACTCAGATTACTACTGATGGAAAGAAAAATTCAATCATCAACGGATTAGCAGACTGGGTATACGAAGAAGAATTTGGGCATGCAAGACAATTTGAATGGACCAAAAATTCTGACGCCATTGTGTTTGTAAAATCAGACGAAAGCCAGGTTCCTGAAATTTACATTCCACTTTACGGCAATTCATTGTATCCAACAGAAATGCGTTATAAATACCCTAAAGCAGGTGAGAAAAATTCATTGGTATCAGCACAATTGTATCGGATTGATTCAGGAAAAGCAGTGGCACTAAATCTGGGCTCTTTTAAAAATTATTACATTCCTAACGTTTTTCAAACTGCAAAACCGGACGAAATCGTTTTAATTACTTCTGAAAGAATTCAAAATGCTTCGGATGTTTTAAAAGTTAATACCAAAACAGGAGCTGTTCAGAAGTTATTTACCGAAACTGATGAAAAATGGATTGAGACAGACAGCCCTACACTGGAATTTCTTGAGGACGACTCATTCCTTTGGGGTTCGGAACGAGATGGACATCGGCATTTATATTGGTATGACAAAGATGGCAAGTTGAAAAAACAAGTTACCAAAGGAGATTGGGAAGTAACCGATTATTATGGCTACAATCCAAAATCTAAAGAAATTTATGTTCAGACGACAGAAAAAGGCAGCATCAACAAAGTAATTTCCAAGATTAACATTGAAAATGGCAAATCTCAGCTGATTTCTAATGCTGAAGGTAATAACTCAGCTAATTTCAGTAAAAATTATAATTATTTTATTGAAACCTCTTCTACTGCTTCAAAACCATATACTTTCGTATTAAAAGACGGAAATGGTAAAACAGTAAAAGAACTTCAGAATAATAGTGATCAACTTCAAAAACTCAAAGCTGACAATTTTATTGAAAAAGAATTCATCACCATTCCAAATGCAGCAGGCGACCAAATGAATGCCTGGATCATAAAGCCTAAAACCTTCGATCCTAAGAAGAAATATCCCTTATTTATGTTCCAGTATTCAGGGCCAGGTTCTCAACAGGTTTCCAATTCATGGGACAACGGGAATACTTTATGGTTTAATCATTTGGCGCAGAAAGGATATATTGTAGCTTGTGTAGACGGACGTGGAACCGGATACAAAGGTGCAAAATTCAAAAAAGTAACCTACATGAATCTTGGGAAATACGAAATTGAAGATCAGATTACTGCCGCAAAATGGTTTGGAAACCAATCTTATATTGATAAAACCAGAATTGGAATGTTCGGATGGAGCTTTGGTGGATATATGACAAGCTTAGCAATGACTAAAGGAGCTGACGTCTTCAAATTAGGAATTGCAGTTGCTCCGGTAACGAATTGGAGATATTACGATTCAGTATATACGGAAAGATTCTTGAGAACACCACAGGAAAATGCTGATGGATATGATAAAAACTCTCCGACAGAGTACGCCAATTTACTTAAAGGAAAATTCTTACTCATCCACGGTACAGCTGATGACAATGTTCATTTCCAGAATTCCATGGAATTCTCTGAAGCATTGATTCAGAATAAAAAACAGTTTGACTTTATGGCTTATCCGGATAAAAATCATGGTATTTTTGGAGGAAACACAAGGCCTCAGTTATATCAGAAAATGACCAACTTTATTGTAGAGAATTTATAA
- a CDS encoding TonB-dependent receptor plug domain-containing protein produces MRQYSIAITFLLGNMGVLYAQNKDSLNKEKSIDEVIMVGTRVAPRSSISTPLPIDAIDATILQSSGYNTVDQALQYRIPSFNSTSAAVQDATSLLDPYEIRNLGSSRTLILVNGKRKNQSSLIFTQNTIGKGETGADLSSIPNIAIKKIEILRDGASAQYGSDAIAGVVNVILKDNISFSEVNFNAGLYSKGDGFSQNLNAITGTTFKKGGFITIATSLQNNNYAYRNGRVNAKWEAQTFGVPQATVDEYLTRFPDAQNKNAMPQKTSMSILANAMVPVSERSRFYGNASYVAKKVNSFANYRPSYWVGPENNPLAPVPNSMDGYIGFGPTFEGNISDYGGTLGFKTKTLSDWAIDISATTGGNEILYTVRNTFNPELGLNSPTSFSPGGFRFNNLVGNIDVNRRFSDLFAIAFGTEARREWYEIYAGDLASYMPVPGAISFPGMNASSAGKFSRSNIGVYADAAFDFSEKTALNATVRYENYSDFGSAFVWKGSLRQDIIGKKLIFRASASTGFRAPSLQQIYLSTNQASFTNGSVFVEGLFSNVSPEATQVGIPKLTAERSLNFTSGFGIQPNKNFSVTIDGYWITIRDRILLSSRMRDLGIANVASASFFINGINTQTIGADMVANYRNIALGKGKMAVNLAANVNYSKILRQSRMLETLNQEREGKDPFFNRMEEALTTTSRPAFKGVAGIDYTIQKWNFSVNNTIFGTAKFVNDGTSPDAYAGWNAPNEAVMAYLQFRTRMTTDLMINFHINDKNTINVGVLNVFNVIPRWRLVNVSPEDYDQAYNAVTFNGRYPQAAYDSQHFNIFGTRFTLGYNIKF; encoded by the coding sequence ATGAGACAATATTCAATTGCTATTACATTCCTCCTTGGGAATATGGGCGTTCTTTATGCACAAAACAAAGACAGTCTTAACAAAGAAAAATCTATTGATGAAGTGATCATGGTCGGTACAAGAGTAGCTCCTCGATCAAGTATATCTACTCCTCTTCCCATTGATGCTATTGATGCGACCATTCTACAGTCATCGGGCTATAACACGGTTGATCAGGCCTTACAATACAGAATCCCTTCCTTTAATTCTACCAGTGCTGCTGTGCAAGATGCGACCTCCTTACTTGATCCTTATGAAATAAGAAATTTAGGATCCTCAAGAACCCTTATTCTGGTTAATGGCAAAAGAAAAAACCAATCCTCCCTTATTTTCACCCAAAATACTATTGGAAAAGGAGAGACAGGAGCAGATCTTTCTTCGATTCCCAATATTGCAATAAAGAAAATTGAAATCCTGCGGGATGGAGCTTCTGCTCAATATGGATCTGATGCTATTGCTGGCGTAGTGAATGTTATTTTAAAAGATAATATCAGCTTTTCGGAGGTTAATTTTAATGCAGGATTATATTCTAAGGGAGATGGTTTTTCTCAAAATCTCAATGCTATTACCGGAACAACCTTCAAAAAAGGAGGTTTTATTACTATTGCTACAAGCTTGCAAAATAATAATTATGCCTATCGAAATGGCAGAGTAAATGCCAAATGGGAAGCGCAAACTTTTGGAGTACCTCAGGCTACTGTAGATGAATACCTTACCAGATTTCCCGATGCACAAAATAAAAATGCAATGCCACAAAAAACAAGCATGAGTATTTTGGCTAATGCGATGGTTCCTGTCTCTGAAAGAAGCAGGTTCTACGGAAATGCTTCTTATGTTGCCAAGAAGGTGAATAGCTTTGCCAATTATCGCCCATCCTATTGGGTAGGGCCTGAAAATAACCCTCTAGCTCCTGTCCCTAATTCTATGGATGGTTATATTGGTTTCGGTCCAACTTTCGAGGGAAATATATCCGATTACGGAGGAACTTTAGGCTTTAAAACCAAAACCCTCAGCGATTGGGCTATTGATATCAGTGCCACAACAGGAGGAAACGAAATTTTATATACGGTAAGAAATACCTTTAATCCTGAGCTGGGACTCAATAGCCCTACCAGCTTTAGTCCTGGTGGCTTCAGATTTAATAATCTGGTAGGAAATATTGATGTTAACCGACGTTTTTCGGACTTGTTTGCCATTGCTTTTGGTACTGAAGCCCGAAGAGAATGGTATGAAATATATGCTGGTGATCTGGCTTCTTATATGCCGGTTCCCGGAGCAATCTCATTCCCGGGTATGAATGCTTCTTCTGCTGGAAAGTTTTCCCGTTCCAATATTGGAGTGTATGCAGATGCGGCCTTTGACTTCTCAGAAAAAACAGCTCTTAATGCTACTGTCCGGTATGAAAATTACAGTGATTTTGGAAGTGCTTTTGTATGGAAAGGTAGTTTAAGGCAGGATATTATCGGAAAGAAACTTATTTTTAGAGCTTCTGCTTCTACAGGCTTCAGAGCTCCTTCTTTACAGCAGATATACCTTTCTACGAATCAGGCTTCCTTTACTAATGGATCCGTATTTGTAGAAGGATTATTCAGTAATGTTAGTCCTGAAGCGACTCAAGTAGGGATTCCAAAGCTTACTGCGGAGCGATCGCTTAATTTTACATCAGGATTTGGTATTCAGCCTAACAAAAATTTTTCAGTGACGATTGATGGTTATTGGATTACTATTCGAGACCGAATTCTTTTGAGTTCAAGAATGAGAGATCTTGGAATAGCTAATGTCGCTTCTGCAAGTTTCTTTATCAATGGTATTAACACCCAAACGATTGGAGCTGATATGGTAGCTAATTACAGAAATATCGCTTTAGGTAAAGGGAAAATGGCTGTTAATCTTGCTGCGAATGTGAATTACTCCAAAATCTTAAGACAATCAAGAATGCTTGAAACTTTAAATCAGGAAAGAGAAGGGAAGGATCCTTTTTTTAATCGGATGGAAGAAGCACTTACAACAACTTCGCGCCCTGCTTTCAAAGGAGTCGCTGGAATTGACTACACTATCCAGAAATGGAATTTTTCGGTAAATAATACCATATTTGGAACGGCTAAATTTGTTAATGATGGAACTTCTCCAGATGCCTACGCTGGATGGAATGCTCCTAATGAAGCTGTTATGGCTTACCTGCAATTCAGAACCAGAATGACTACCGATTTGATGATCAATTTTCATATCAATGATAAAAATACCATTAATGTAGGTGTGCTTAATGTCTTTAATGTTATTCCAAGATGGAGGCTCGTGAATGTATCTCCTGAGGATTATGATCAGGCATATAATGCCGTTACTTTTAATGGACGATATCCTCAGGCGGCGTATGATTCTCAGCATTTCAACATCTTCGGTACCAGATTTACTTTAGGCTATAATATAAAATTCTGA
- a CDS encoding DUF6496 domain-containing protein: MSKTKYSDKAQDKVGKVMHEFKEGKLKSSSGDKVTSRKQAVAIGISEAREKGLKVPKKKKD, encoded by the coding sequence ATGAGCAAGACCAAATATTCCGATAAAGCTCAGGACAAAGTAGGAAAAGTAATGCACGAATTCAAAGAAGGGAAATTAAAATCCTCTTCCGGAGATAAAGTGACAAGCAGAAAGCAGGCAGTGGCTATAGGTATTTCCGAAGCCAGAGAAAAAGGACTCAAAGTGCCTAAAAAGAAAAAAGATTGA
- a CDS encoding thioredoxin family protein codes for MKKILSIISLLLITFSFAQIKWMTIEEALKAQKQSPRKILVDFYADWCGPCKIMDKKTYGHPVIAQILNENYYPVKFNAEEKKDIQIFGRTFSNHNKDQKKGKNSLHDFTQYMNVSAVPSTVFLDEKGGPITILQGELSAKELEPYLELISKELYKKIKTREQWEDYQKKFKSKIKD; via the coding sequence ATGAAAAAAATACTAAGCATAATAAGCCTTTTATTAATAACCTTTAGTTTTGCCCAGATAAAATGGATGACCATTGAGGAAGCATTAAAAGCCCAAAAGCAGAGCCCCAGAAAGATCCTTGTTGATTTCTATGCAGACTGGTGCGGGCCATGCAAAATCATGGATAAAAAAACGTATGGACATCCCGTGATTGCTCAGATTTTAAATGAGAATTACTACCCTGTTAAATTCAATGCTGAAGAAAAGAAAGATATTCAAATTTTTGGAAGAACCTTTTCAAACCATAATAAAGACCAGAAAAAGGGAAAAAATTCTTTACATGATTTCACTCAATATATGAATGTCTCAGCAGTTCCGAGCACTGTATTTTTAGATGAAAAAGGAGGTCCTATCACTATTTTACAGGGAGAATTATCCGCTAAAGAGCTTGAACCTTATCTGGAGCTTATTTCAAAAGAGCTTTATAAAAAGATAAAAACAAGAGAACAATGGGAAGACTATCAGAAGAAATTCAAATCTAAAATAAAGGATTAA
- a CDS encoding peptide MFS transporter — protein MKTKHPKGLPFLFFTEMWERFGYYLILGIFVLYVIEPTGLKGGLGLPDKTADDIFGTYIALTYLTPFIGGFLADRVLGYIKSIYLGGILMAAGYIGMGIFKDLPLFYTSLALIIIGNGFFKPTISTLLGNLYSEEPYKANKDSGYNIFYMGINIGAFICNIIAAFMRNKFGWGEAFITAGVGMLVGMVIFTIGRKHYIHAAQMKPVQEGDTKLSEILMKVFLPAIIAGMIGWFIPNNIFGSDSTDAFIFACLPVIYFYGSLYFKAKPGEKTSIGALLSVFLISMFFWAVFKQNGTALTRWANYYTDRSVPASIEKPLENIYMVDGKSYKDKEVPAYDDQYQSQKDKDGKTIKTIGKDVYFKNISPEQRATLEKNPEKQVFLYNTELFQSINPFWVIALTPVVVGFWALLRRKGKEPLTPTKIVLGLFISALSCLVMVLAVMAGDNGAVKVSPWWLVAGYGVITVGELCLSPMGLSFVSKLSPPRITALMMGGFFLANSVGNKLSGILASTWYNYDNKMNYFLVNFALLIFATLLGLSMLKRLNRIMKEKGH, from the coding sequence ATGAAGACTAAACATCCTAAGGGCCTGCCTTTTCTCTTTTTTACTGAAATGTGGGAACGTTTCGGATATTATTTGATTCTAGGTATTTTCGTCCTTTATGTCATTGAGCCCACAGGATTAAAAGGAGGCCTCGGACTTCCCGACAAAACAGCTGATGATATTTTCGGAACCTACATCGCTCTGACTTATCTTACCCCCTTTATTGGTGGTTTTTTAGCCGATAGAGTTTTAGGATACATTAAATCTATCTATCTGGGAGGAATCTTAATGGCAGCAGGATATATCGGGATGGGTATTTTCAAAGATCTGCCACTATTCTACACTTCTTTAGCATTAATTATCATAGGAAATGGCTTTTTTAAGCCAACGATTTCTACTCTTTTAGGAAATCTTTATTCGGAAGAACCTTATAAAGCAAACAAAGACTCGGGGTATAATATTTTCTATATGGGAATTAATATCGGAGCATTTATCTGTAATATTATTGCAGCCTTCATGCGTAATAAATTTGGCTGGGGAGAGGCATTCATTACTGCCGGAGTAGGGATGCTCGTCGGCATGGTCATCTTCACCATTGGAAGAAAGCATTATATCCATGCGGCACAGATGAAACCAGTTCAGGAAGGAGATACTAAGCTTTCAGAAATTTTAATGAAGGTATTTTTGCCTGCTATCATAGCCGGAATGATCGGATGGTTTATTCCTAATAATATTTTCGGAAGCGATAGTACCGACGCCTTCATATTTGCATGCCTCCCTGTTATTTATTTTTACGGATCGCTTTACTTCAAAGCCAAACCCGGAGAGAAAACATCAATTGGAGCTTTATTATCTGTATTCCTAATCAGTATGTTTTTCTGGGCAGTTTTTAAACAAAACGGAACAGCCTTAACAAGATGGGCCAACTATTATACTGACAGAAGCGTACCCGCTTCTATAGAAAAACCTTTGGAAAACATCTATATGGTGGACGGGAAAAGCTACAAAGACAAGGAGGTTCCTGCTTATGATGACCAGTACCAATCACAAAAAGACAAAGATGGTAAAACCATCAAAACAATCGGAAAAGATGTTTATTTTAAAAACATCTCTCCTGAACAACGGGCAACATTAGAGAAAAACCCTGAAAAACAGGTATTTCTTTACAATACAGAGTTATTCCAGTCTATCAATCCGTTTTGGGTTATTGCTCTAACCCCAGTTGTCGTTGGATTCTGGGCCCTACTTCGAAGAAAAGGAAAAGAGCCACTGACACCAACAAAAATTGTTTTAGGGCTATTTATCTCAGCTTTATCCTGCCTGGTGATGGTTTTAGCCGTAATGGCCGGAGATAACGGAGCTGTAAAAGTTTCCCCGTGGTGGCTGGTAGCCGGCTATGGAGTCATTACAGTAGGGGAACTCTGCCTTTCACCAATGGGGCTATCTTTTGTATCCAAACTTTCTCCACCAAGAATCACCGCATTAATGATGGGAGGATTTTTTCTTGCTAACTCTGTAGGAAATAAACTTTCAGGTATTTTAGCAAGTACATGGTATAATTATGATAATAAAATGAATTATTTCCTTGTCAATTTCGCATTATTAATTTTTGCAACATTATTAGGTCTTTCAATGTTAAAAAGATTAAATAGAATCATGAAAGAAAAAGGACATTAA
- the glgP gene encoding alpha-glucan family phosphorylase, translating to MDFKNFKIPFSINPQYSTKVAYFSMEFAIEQVLKIYSGGLGFLAGSHMRSAYNLKQDLIGIGILWKFGYYDQARNHDQTLQPVWTKKMYSFLEDTGIKFQIEIHSAPVWVKVWYLDPEIFNTAPMFFLSTDVPENDHISKTICHRLYDANESTKLAQYILLGKGGARLLDEMNIERDTYHLNEAHGLPAAFHLLKKYNGDLNKVREKLVFTTHTPEEAGNEKHNLKLCYDMSYFSGFSMEEVKCIEGADDDRFNHSLCALKMAKIANGVSKLHGTVSRAMWNKYPGICEIKSITNAQEFKYWADKRLYNAKDENDETVFDYRKKHLKRRLFKIVADQTGNLFNPNIFTIVWARRFAGYKRADMLLHDKERFYRLLNHPQYPVQIIWAGKPYPMDYSAISTFNTLVEESKNHKNMAVLTGYELSLSKSLKQGSDLWLNNPRVPREASGTSGMTAAMNGSVNLSTDDGWIPEFAKHGENSFVVPKVDYLNMSIYEQDNYDLNALYEILENEILPTYYDNINKWRKIQYNSMNDVKDQFNSDRMADEYYKELYTYSGIEL from the coding sequence ATGGATTTTAAAAATTTTAAAATACCTTTCAGCATCAACCCTCAATATTCTACAAAAGTTGCCTATTTTTCAATGGAATTCGCTATTGAACAGGTCTTAAAGATATATTCAGGAGGACTTGGCTTTTTGGCAGGATCTCATATGAGAAGTGCTTATAATCTAAAGCAGGATCTTATAGGAATTGGTATTCTTTGGAAGTTCGGGTATTATGATCAGGCCAGAAATCATGATCAGACTTTACAACCGGTATGGACTAAGAAAATGTACAGTTTTCTGGAAGATACAGGAATTAAATTCCAGATTGAGATCCACAGCGCACCGGTGTGGGTAAAAGTCTGGTATCTGGATCCTGAGATTTTCAATACCGCCCCAATGTTTTTTCTATCCACAGATGTTCCTGAAAATGATCACATCTCAAAAACAATCTGTCATAGGCTCTATGACGCCAACGAATCTACCAAGCTTGCCCAATATATTTTATTAGGAAAAGGAGGTGCCAGATTACTGGATGAAATGAATATCGAAAGAGATACCTATCATTTAAATGAAGCCCATGGTCTTCCTGCCGCATTTCATTTATTAAAAAAATACAACGGAGATTTAAATAAGGTAAGGGAAAAATTGGTTTTTACTACCCATACTCCGGAAGAGGCAGGAAATGAAAAACATAATCTCAAATTGTGTTATGATATGTCTTATTTTTCAGGGTTTAGCATGGAAGAGGTTAAATGTATTGAAGGGGCAGACGATGATCGTTTCAACCATTCTCTTTGTGCATTAAAGATGGCTAAAATTGCCAATGGGGTTTCTAAACTTCACGGAACCGTTTCCCGGGCAATGTGGAATAAATATCCGGGTATCTGTGAAATTAAATCGATTACCAATGCACAGGAATTCAAATACTGGGCAGACAAACGTCTTTACAATGCTAAAGATGAAAATGACGAAACGGTATTTGATTACCGTAAAAAACATTTAAAAAGGAGACTTTTCAAAATTGTTGCAGATCAGACAGGAAATTTATTCAATCCCAATATTTTCACCATTGTCTGGGCAAGGAGATTTGCAGGGTACAAACGTGCAGATATGCTGTTACATGATAAGGAAAGGTTTTACAGATTACTTAACCATCCGCAATATCCTGTTCAGATCATCTGGGCCGGAAAGCCCTACCCCATGGACTATTCTGCAATTTCCACTTTTAACACCCTTGTTGAAGAAAGTAAGAATCATAAAAATATGGCAGTTTTAACAGGCTATGAGCTTTCTTTAAGTAAATCTTTAAAGCAAGGTTCTGATCTTTGGTTAAACAATCCAAGAGTTCCAAGAGAAGCATCTGGAACTTCAGGAATGACAGCAGCGATGAACGGATCTGTCAATTTATCAACCGATGACGGATGGATTCCCGAATTTGCAAAACATGGAGAAAATTCTTTCGTAGTACCAAAGGTTGATTATTTAAACATGAGTATTTACGAACAAGACAACTATGATCTAAATGCCTTATATGAAATTCTTGAAAATGAAATCCTTCCTACGTATTATGATAATATAAACAAATGGAGAAAAATCCAATACAACTCAATGAATGATGTTAAGGATCAATTTAATAGTGATAGAATGGCTGATGAATATTATAAGGAGCTTTATACCTACTCAGGGATAGAATTGTAA